In Calliopsis andreniformis isolate RMS-2024a chromosome 8, iyCalAndr_principal, whole genome shotgun sequence, one DNA window encodes the following:
- the LOC143182614 gene encoding tolloid-like protein 1 isoform X1, whose amino-acid sequence MASEVWHAFGNSFVSPALIFFLLLCPRNSTECDQKFISTPDGPLNGTFHAPMLINPDGDSRQCVYTFFAGPRQRVELVFTSFGLRGTPPDGAAVGELPACTHEYMDLYAEIRTENTTKLIETPFGGRFCGPIPPRRRVSLYQGIALSFYTDKNITLPSLFSGTYTFINASEYEVGTPVPSTPCSFTVDSENKRSGNILSPTYPGTYPKDLTCTYQFIGKHSQRVRLEFRDFDLFFGGPHCPLDYVKVYDGMNNTSAVIGTYCGQQRNLVLYSSESSLFVLFVTLQRTANTQNRGFKGIFEFSESFVKLDFITAYKGEHIRGSECDQKILSKKESSGYVVSPNFPFPYIPKVVCRYFIYGMQDAQHLERVRLEFITFNISKNKTVGDSSCTDGYLKLYLKGQEATDSYDKFDHELCGVKSTPSHVVSDGPRLVMVFSSGESQGQGFKARYSFETEYKIPGTAAPDGSCTFTYRSSSRKKGDFNSPRHPSNYPSDTNCTYFFLATPNEQVTLIFDYFKVRTKNTNVTGGHYGIDICQDDWLEIYNMYRDNTEKLIGRYCGSTAPGPVESNLGALGLRVILHSDSELVYSGFKARYTFEVAKPIFGDCGSNISSLNYGIIASPNFPEKYDGPARNLASKTCNWFIRVRPNQRILLNFELFSVEGDQSVRGCPAAVLRMWYSALSTPVELCGVKASDADWTYLSEDNNMRLSFILADKAVGQQGFRATWTEVSTNTDCQNQFFCSKSKYCIADSLRCNNIYNCGPADTSDEENCDTDIVRTDNYGVVVGYVAGAVLVAIIICLFYHQKLKRRVQTVHLNELRQRVDENHRCYHRENLLRHHNHQHQHQHQHQHQHQHQHQHYHHHHQHQHHHHHYHEQQKQQYLQQQEQDQDQTNEFGQGYQLETSISPASESEPENSCAEEASSLDSA is encoded by the exons ATGGCTTCAGAAGTTTGGCATGCTTTTGGGAATAGTTTCGTCTCGCCTGCTTTAATCTTCTTCTTACTACTTTGTCCTCGCAACAGTACAG AGTGCGATCAAAAGTTCATAAGTACTCCAGATGGTCCACTGAATGGAACCTTTCACGCCCCAATGTTGATCAATCCTGACGGTGATTCTCGGCAGTGTGTGTATACGTTTTTCGCTGGTCCTCGACAGCGAGTGgaactggtgttcacttctttcgGTCTCCGAGGGACTCCACCAGA TGGAGCTGCCGTTGGAGAATTGCCCGC TTGTACTCACGAATATATGGATTTGTATGCGGAAATACGGACAGAAAATACTACCAAGTTGATCGAAACACCTTTCGGTGGACGTTTCTGCGGTCCAATTCCGCCTCGCAGGCGCGTATCTCTTTATCAAGGAATCGCTCTAAGTTTCTACACCGATAAAAATATCACGTTACCTAGTCTTTTCAGTGGCACCTACACGTTCATCAACGCGT CTGAATACGAAGTAGGAACGCCTGTACCTAGCACGCCTTGCTCTTTCACTGTGGACTCTGAAAACAAGCGTAGCGGTAACATATTGTCTCCCACTTATCCGGGAACGTACCCGAAGGACCTTACTTGCACTTATCAATTTATTGGGAAACATAGCCAACGAGTACGGCTGGAATTTCGTGATTTTGATTTATTCTTTGGAGGTCCACA CTGTCCTTTGGATTATGTGAAAGTGTACGACGGTATGAATAATACATCAGCTGTGATTGGAACGTACTGTGGTCAACAACGAAATTTGGTATTATATTCGTCTGAATCGAGTCTATTTGTATTATTTGTTACCCTTCAGCGTACGGCAAACACGCAAAATCGAGGGTTCAAAGGAATTTTTGAATTCTCGGAGAGTTTTGTCAAGTTAG ATTTCATAACTGCTTACAAGGGCGAACACATCCGAGGATCGGAATGTGACCAGAAAATATTAAGTAAAAAGGAGTCTTCCGGATACGTGGTTAGCCCAAATTTTCCATTTCCGTATATACCAAAGGTTGTATGTCGATATTTCATTTATGGCATGCAAGATGCTCAACATCTCGAACGTGTTCGATTAGAGTTCATAACTTTCAATATATCAAAGAATAAGACGGTTGGAGA TTCATCCTGTACCGATGGATATCTAAAATTGTACTTGAAAGGACAAGAAGCAACAGATTCGTACGATAAGTTTGATCATGAATTATGCGGGGTAAAGAGCACACCGAGTCATGTCGTTAGTGATGGACCAAGGCTCGTAATGGTGTTTAGTAGCGGAGAATCGCAAGGACAGGGCTTTAAAGCACG ATATAGCTTCGAAACAGAATACAAAATACCAGGTACCGCGGCACCAGATGGAAGTTGTACCTTCACGTACCGCAGCTCCTCTCGTAAGAAAGGAGATTTTAATTCTCCACGACATCCCAGCAATTATCCGAGCGATACGAATTGCACATACTTCTTCTTAGCAACGCCAAATGAACAAGTTACCTTAATATTCGACTATTTTAAAGTTCGAACAAAAAACACAAATGTGACGGGAGGTCATTACGG GATCGACATTTGTCAGGACGATTGGTTAGAAATATATAACATGTACCGGGACAATACGGAAAAGTTAATAGGCAGATATTGCGGCAGCACAGCTCCGGGACCTGTGGAATCGAATCTTGGTGCTCTTGGTTTACGAGTGATATTGCATTCGGATTCCGAGCTTGTTTACAGTGGTTTTAAAGCTCGTTATACTTTCGAGGTGGCGAAACCTATTTTTGGAG ACTGCGGCTCGAATATAAGTAGCTTAAATTATGGTATCATTGCTAGCCCCAATTTTCCAGAGAAATATGATGGACCTGCTAGAAATCTCGCGAGCAAGACCTGTAACTGGTTTATAAGGGTACGACCGAATCAACGAATATTGTTGAATTTTGAGTTATTTTCCGTGGAAGGTGATCAGTCAG TTCGTGGATGTCCAGCTGCGGTGCTACGTATGTGGTACTCTGCATTGTCGACGCCTGTTGAACTTTGTGGCGTGAAAGCATCAGATGCCGATTGGACTTACCTTTCGGAGGATAACAACATGCGTCTCAG CTTCATATTAGCTGACAAAGCGGTAGGACAGCAAGGATTTAGAGCAACATGGACCGAAGTAAGCACCAACACTGATTGCCAAAACCAGTTTTTCTGCAGTAAAAGTAAATACTGCATCGCGGATTCACTTCGGtgtaataacatttataattgtgGCCCGGCTGATACTTCGGACGAGGAAAACT GTGATACAGATATTGTTCGAACAGATAACTACGGAGTTGTCGTGGGTTACGTAGCCGGTGCAGTGTTGGTGGCAATAATCATTTGCCTCTTCTATCATCAAAAGTTAAAAAGACGAGTTCAAACTGTGCATTTAAACGAGCTGCGTCAACGTGTAGACGAGAACCACCGATGTTATCACCGCGAGAATCTGCTCCGCCATCACAATCATCAACATCAACATCAGCATCAGCATCAGCATCAGCATCAACATCAACACCAACATTATCACCATCACCATCAACATCAACATCATCATCACCATTACCATGAGCAACAGAAGCAGCAATACCTGCAGCAGCAAGAGCAGGATCAAGATCAGACAAATGAATTTGGTCAAGGATATCAGCTAGAGACATCAATTAGTCCAGCAAGTGAGAGTGAACCTGAGAATAGTTGCGCTGAAGAAGCAAGTAGCCTGGACAGTGCGTGA
- the LOC143182614 gene encoding tolloid-like protein 1 isoform X3, translated as MASEVWHAFGNSFVSPALIFFLLLCPRNSTECDQKFISTPDGPLNGTFHAPMLINPDGDSRQCVYTFFAGPRQRVELVFTSFGLRGTPPDGAAVGELPACTHEYMDLYAEIRTENTTKLIETPFGGRFCGPIPPRRRVSLYQGIALSFYTDKNITLPSLFSGTYTFINASEYEVGTPVPSTPCSFTVDSENKRSGNILSPTYPGTYPKDLTCTYQFIGKHSQRVRLEFRDFDLFFGGPHCPLDYVKVYDGMNNTSAVIGTYCGQQRNLVLYSSESSLFVLFVTLQRTANTQNRGFKGIFEFSESFVKLDFITAYKGEHIRGSECDQKILSKKESSGYVVSPNFPFPYIPKVVCRYFIYGMQDAQHLERVRLEFITFNISKNKTVGDSSCTDGYLKLYLKGQEATDSYDKFDHELCGVKSTPSHVVSDGPRLVMVFSSGESQGQGFKARYSFETEYKIPGTAAPDGSCTFTYRSSSRKKGDFNSPRHPSNYPSDTNCTYFFLATPNEQVTLIFDYFKVRTKNTNVTGGHYGIDICQDDWLEIYNMYRDNTEKLIGRYCGSTAPGPVESNLGALGLRVILHSDSELVYSGFKARYTFEVAKPIFGDCGSNISSLNYGIIASPNFPEKYDGPARNLASKTCNWFIRVRPNQRILLNFELFSVEGDQSVRGCPAAVLRMWYSALSTPVELCGVKASDADWTYLSEDNNMRLSFILADKAVGQQGFRATWTEVSTNTDCQNQFFCSKSKYCIADSLRCNNIYNCGPADTSDEENCAASAPLSPALAGVSAMLLLSLCFVFVAI; from the exons ATGGCTTCAGAAGTTTGGCATGCTTTTGGGAATAGTTTCGTCTCGCCTGCTTTAATCTTCTTCTTACTACTTTGTCCTCGCAACAGTACAG AGTGCGATCAAAAGTTCATAAGTACTCCAGATGGTCCACTGAATGGAACCTTTCACGCCCCAATGTTGATCAATCCTGACGGTGATTCTCGGCAGTGTGTGTATACGTTTTTCGCTGGTCCTCGACAGCGAGTGgaactggtgttcacttctttcgGTCTCCGAGGGACTCCACCAGA TGGAGCTGCCGTTGGAGAATTGCCCGC TTGTACTCACGAATATATGGATTTGTATGCGGAAATACGGACAGAAAATACTACCAAGTTGATCGAAACACCTTTCGGTGGACGTTTCTGCGGTCCAATTCCGCCTCGCAGGCGCGTATCTCTTTATCAAGGAATCGCTCTAAGTTTCTACACCGATAAAAATATCACGTTACCTAGTCTTTTCAGTGGCACCTACACGTTCATCAACGCGT CTGAATACGAAGTAGGAACGCCTGTACCTAGCACGCCTTGCTCTTTCACTGTGGACTCTGAAAACAAGCGTAGCGGTAACATATTGTCTCCCACTTATCCGGGAACGTACCCGAAGGACCTTACTTGCACTTATCAATTTATTGGGAAACATAGCCAACGAGTACGGCTGGAATTTCGTGATTTTGATTTATTCTTTGGAGGTCCACA CTGTCCTTTGGATTATGTGAAAGTGTACGACGGTATGAATAATACATCAGCTGTGATTGGAACGTACTGTGGTCAACAACGAAATTTGGTATTATATTCGTCTGAATCGAGTCTATTTGTATTATTTGTTACCCTTCAGCGTACGGCAAACACGCAAAATCGAGGGTTCAAAGGAATTTTTGAATTCTCGGAGAGTTTTGTCAAGTTAG ATTTCATAACTGCTTACAAGGGCGAACACATCCGAGGATCGGAATGTGACCAGAAAATATTAAGTAAAAAGGAGTCTTCCGGATACGTGGTTAGCCCAAATTTTCCATTTCCGTATATACCAAAGGTTGTATGTCGATATTTCATTTATGGCATGCAAGATGCTCAACATCTCGAACGTGTTCGATTAGAGTTCATAACTTTCAATATATCAAAGAATAAGACGGTTGGAGA TTCATCCTGTACCGATGGATATCTAAAATTGTACTTGAAAGGACAAGAAGCAACAGATTCGTACGATAAGTTTGATCATGAATTATGCGGGGTAAAGAGCACACCGAGTCATGTCGTTAGTGATGGACCAAGGCTCGTAATGGTGTTTAGTAGCGGAGAATCGCAAGGACAGGGCTTTAAAGCACG ATATAGCTTCGAAACAGAATACAAAATACCAGGTACCGCGGCACCAGATGGAAGTTGTACCTTCACGTACCGCAGCTCCTCTCGTAAGAAAGGAGATTTTAATTCTCCACGACATCCCAGCAATTATCCGAGCGATACGAATTGCACATACTTCTTCTTAGCAACGCCAAATGAACAAGTTACCTTAATATTCGACTATTTTAAAGTTCGAACAAAAAACACAAATGTGACGGGAGGTCATTACGG GATCGACATTTGTCAGGACGATTGGTTAGAAATATATAACATGTACCGGGACAATACGGAAAAGTTAATAGGCAGATATTGCGGCAGCACAGCTCCGGGACCTGTGGAATCGAATCTTGGTGCTCTTGGTTTACGAGTGATATTGCATTCGGATTCCGAGCTTGTTTACAGTGGTTTTAAAGCTCGTTATACTTTCGAGGTGGCGAAACCTATTTTTGGAG ACTGCGGCTCGAATATAAGTAGCTTAAATTATGGTATCATTGCTAGCCCCAATTTTCCAGAGAAATATGATGGACCTGCTAGAAATCTCGCGAGCAAGACCTGTAACTGGTTTATAAGGGTACGACCGAATCAACGAATATTGTTGAATTTTGAGTTATTTTCCGTGGAAGGTGATCAGTCAG TTCGTGGATGTCCAGCTGCGGTGCTACGTATGTGGTACTCTGCATTGTCGACGCCTGTTGAACTTTGTGGCGTGAAAGCATCAGATGCCGATTGGACTTACCTTTCGGAGGATAACAACATGCGTCTCAG CTTCATATTAGCTGACAAAGCGGTAGGACAGCAAGGATTTAGAGCAACATGGACCGAAGTAAGCACCAACACTGATTGCCAAAACCAGTTTTTCTGCAGTAAAAGTAAATACTGCATCGCGGATTCACTTCGGtgtaataacatttataattgtgGCCCGGCTGATACTTCGGACGAGGAAAACT GTGCAGCATCAGCCCCATTGTCGCCAGCACTGGCTGGAGTCTCTGCCATGCTTCTTCTCTCTCTGTGCTTTGTGTTCGTGGCCATCTGA
- the LOC143182614 gene encoding tolloid-like protein 1 isoform X2 — protein MASEVWHAFGNSFVSPALIFFLLLCPRNSTECDQKFISTPDGPLNGTFHAPMLINPDGDSRQCVYTFFAGPRQRVELVFTSFGLRGTPPDCTHEYMDLYAEIRTENTTKLIETPFGGRFCGPIPPRRRVSLYQGIALSFYTDKNITLPSLFSGTYTFINASEYEVGTPVPSTPCSFTVDSENKRSGNILSPTYPGTYPKDLTCTYQFIGKHSQRVRLEFRDFDLFFGGPHCPLDYVKVYDGMNNTSAVIGTYCGQQRNLVLYSSESSLFVLFVTLQRTANTQNRGFKGIFEFSESFVKLDFITAYKGEHIRGSECDQKILSKKESSGYVVSPNFPFPYIPKVVCRYFIYGMQDAQHLERVRLEFITFNISKNKTVGDSSCTDGYLKLYLKGQEATDSYDKFDHELCGVKSTPSHVVSDGPRLVMVFSSGESQGQGFKARYSFETEYKIPGTAAPDGSCTFTYRSSSRKKGDFNSPRHPSNYPSDTNCTYFFLATPNEQVTLIFDYFKVRTKNTNVTGGHYGIDICQDDWLEIYNMYRDNTEKLIGRYCGSTAPGPVESNLGALGLRVILHSDSELVYSGFKARYTFEVAKPIFGDCGSNISSLNYGIIASPNFPEKYDGPARNLASKTCNWFIRVRPNQRILLNFELFSVEGDQSVRGCPAAVLRMWYSALSTPVELCGVKASDADWTYLSEDNNMRLSFILADKAVGQQGFRATWTEVSTNTDCQNQFFCSKSKYCIADSLRCNNIYNCGPADTSDEENCDTDIVRTDNYGVVVGYVAGAVLVAIIICLFYHQKLKRRVQTVHLNELRQRVDENHRCYHRENLLRHHNHQHQHQHQHQHQHQHQHQHYHHHHQHQHHHHHYHEQQKQQYLQQQEQDQDQTNEFGQGYQLETSISPASESEPENSCAEEASSLDSA, from the exons ATGGCTTCAGAAGTTTGGCATGCTTTTGGGAATAGTTTCGTCTCGCCTGCTTTAATCTTCTTCTTACTACTTTGTCCTCGCAACAGTACAG AGTGCGATCAAAAGTTCATAAGTACTCCAGATGGTCCACTGAATGGAACCTTTCACGCCCCAATGTTGATCAATCCTGACGGTGATTCTCGGCAGTGTGTGTATACGTTTTTCGCTGGTCCTCGACAGCGAGTGgaactggtgttcacttctttcgGTCTCCGAGGGACTCCACCAGA TTGTACTCACGAATATATGGATTTGTATGCGGAAATACGGACAGAAAATACTACCAAGTTGATCGAAACACCTTTCGGTGGACGTTTCTGCGGTCCAATTCCGCCTCGCAGGCGCGTATCTCTTTATCAAGGAATCGCTCTAAGTTTCTACACCGATAAAAATATCACGTTACCTAGTCTTTTCAGTGGCACCTACACGTTCATCAACGCGT CTGAATACGAAGTAGGAACGCCTGTACCTAGCACGCCTTGCTCTTTCACTGTGGACTCTGAAAACAAGCGTAGCGGTAACATATTGTCTCCCACTTATCCGGGAACGTACCCGAAGGACCTTACTTGCACTTATCAATTTATTGGGAAACATAGCCAACGAGTACGGCTGGAATTTCGTGATTTTGATTTATTCTTTGGAGGTCCACA CTGTCCTTTGGATTATGTGAAAGTGTACGACGGTATGAATAATACATCAGCTGTGATTGGAACGTACTGTGGTCAACAACGAAATTTGGTATTATATTCGTCTGAATCGAGTCTATTTGTATTATTTGTTACCCTTCAGCGTACGGCAAACACGCAAAATCGAGGGTTCAAAGGAATTTTTGAATTCTCGGAGAGTTTTGTCAAGTTAG ATTTCATAACTGCTTACAAGGGCGAACACATCCGAGGATCGGAATGTGACCAGAAAATATTAAGTAAAAAGGAGTCTTCCGGATACGTGGTTAGCCCAAATTTTCCATTTCCGTATATACCAAAGGTTGTATGTCGATATTTCATTTATGGCATGCAAGATGCTCAACATCTCGAACGTGTTCGATTAGAGTTCATAACTTTCAATATATCAAAGAATAAGACGGTTGGAGA TTCATCCTGTACCGATGGATATCTAAAATTGTACTTGAAAGGACAAGAAGCAACAGATTCGTACGATAAGTTTGATCATGAATTATGCGGGGTAAAGAGCACACCGAGTCATGTCGTTAGTGATGGACCAAGGCTCGTAATGGTGTTTAGTAGCGGAGAATCGCAAGGACAGGGCTTTAAAGCACG ATATAGCTTCGAAACAGAATACAAAATACCAGGTACCGCGGCACCAGATGGAAGTTGTACCTTCACGTACCGCAGCTCCTCTCGTAAGAAAGGAGATTTTAATTCTCCACGACATCCCAGCAATTATCCGAGCGATACGAATTGCACATACTTCTTCTTAGCAACGCCAAATGAACAAGTTACCTTAATATTCGACTATTTTAAAGTTCGAACAAAAAACACAAATGTGACGGGAGGTCATTACGG GATCGACATTTGTCAGGACGATTGGTTAGAAATATATAACATGTACCGGGACAATACGGAAAAGTTAATAGGCAGATATTGCGGCAGCACAGCTCCGGGACCTGTGGAATCGAATCTTGGTGCTCTTGGTTTACGAGTGATATTGCATTCGGATTCCGAGCTTGTTTACAGTGGTTTTAAAGCTCGTTATACTTTCGAGGTGGCGAAACCTATTTTTGGAG ACTGCGGCTCGAATATAAGTAGCTTAAATTATGGTATCATTGCTAGCCCCAATTTTCCAGAGAAATATGATGGACCTGCTAGAAATCTCGCGAGCAAGACCTGTAACTGGTTTATAAGGGTACGACCGAATCAACGAATATTGTTGAATTTTGAGTTATTTTCCGTGGAAGGTGATCAGTCAG TTCGTGGATGTCCAGCTGCGGTGCTACGTATGTGGTACTCTGCATTGTCGACGCCTGTTGAACTTTGTGGCGTGAAAGCATCAGATGCCGATTGGACTTACCTTTCGGAGGATAACAACATGCGTCTCAG CTTCATATTAGCTGACAAAGCGGTAGGACAGCAAGGATTTAGAGCAACATGGACCGAAGTAAGCACCAACACTGATTGCCAAAACCAGTTTTTCTGCAGTAAAAGTAAATACTGCATCGCGGATTCACTTCGGtgtaataacatttataattgtgGCCCGGCTGATACTTCGGACGAGGAAAACT GTGATACAGATATTGTTCGAACAGATAACTACGGAGTTGTCGTGGGTTACGTAGCCGGTGCAGTGTTGGTGGCAATAATCATTTGCCTCTTCTATCATCAAAAGTTAAAAAGACGAGTTCAAACTGTGCATTTAAACGAGCTGCGTCAACGTGTAGACGAGAACCACCGATGTTATCACCGCGAGAATCTGCTCCGCCATCACAATCATCAACATCAACATCAGCATCAGCATCAGCATCAGCATCAACATCAACACCAACATTATCACCATCACCATCAACATCAACATCATCATCACCATTACCATGAGCAACAGAAGCAGCAATACCTGCAGCAGCAAGAGCAGGATCAAGATCAGACAAATGAATTTGGTCAAGGATATCAGCTAGAGACATCAATTAGTCCAGCAAGTGAGAGTGAACCTGAGAATAGTTGCGCTGAAGAAGCAAGTAGCCTGGACAGTGCGTGA